AGTCGCTTGATTGTCGTTCACCAGAATGATCAAACCTTTTGCCTGAATTGTTTCTTTTGCGTTAGGGTGCGTCACAATGTCATTGTTTAGAGTGATGTAACCTAATGCTGTCCCCACGTCTTGTTGAATCAAGGTGGTCACTATGTCAGCCCAGACTAAATTTTCCAATTCAACGTCTAATCTGATGGTATGGTCTCCTTGATGACGAAATAAGTCTTCCAACACTTGCTCAGTTCCTGGCGCGATAAGTGAACGTACCAGCATTTCAGGATAAGCTCGAATAGGGCGAATCACAGCCTGCGCACCGGCGGATTTAAAGCGTAGACGATTATTGTCATTGATGGCTTCGGCTAGGATAAAGGCATTACTACCAATTTGTTTGATACGATGTAAAAGATCAAAAATCAAACTGTCACCGTGTGCATTACGGCTGTCGGGGGTTAATGCAATGATGTACTTGGCTTTATGAGCACCTGCAGATTCCAACATGCCGTCTTCTAAAGCGTCTCCTGTGTGATGTACCACTCCCTGAGAACGTAAGTTGACTGGTAAGCCTTCTGGAAAAGCTGTGGTTAAAATCTGAATGGGGGTGTCGGTTAATTCTGGTGTTTGGTTGATCTGATTAATCAGACGCTCAAGATAGCGTTCGGTATCGTATTTTGGTGTATTAATAATAAGAACATGATCTTGCATTTGATCCCACCTCATGCGGCCTTTTATGCGCATTTCTTTGCGCATTAGTCTAAGTTCAACGTAATCACTGGCAATTTGGGCTAACAAGGTAATGCCCATGCCATAAATCAGTACAATGGTACAGAATTGTCCCCAAAAGCTGGCGGCTGATAAGTCACCATAGCCTGTAGTACTGGCCGACGTCATCGTCAGCCAAAAAGCTTGCCACCAATTTAAGTCTTCAAAGAACACCATAGCAATGCTATGCACAGCTATGACGATTGCCAATAGCAGCAAACGTGTATTCAAATCATGGGTTTCATGAAGATGCACTTGCTGACGAAAACGACGGCGACTGTTTTTGCGTTTTAATAAAAGTCCGAGAGAGTTCATGTAAGTCCTATTCAATCACTTGATCTGACATAGCGTAGCCAAGTTGACGCCATGATTCGTACACCATTACAGCGACTGTATTGGATAAGTTTAAACTGCGTGAATTAGCTTGCATAGGTAAGCGCAAACGTTGTGCTGGTGGTAAGGCTTCAATAAATTCTATGGGTAGGCCTCGAGTTTCTGGGCCAAACACCAAAACATCATTTGGTGCAAACTCAGCTTCACTATGGGTATGACTTCCGCGGGTTGTCAGCGCGTAGACTGTGGCCGTCTTGTTTTGGTCTAAAAAGGCTTGAAAATCAGGGTAACGTTTTAGGCGAGTAAACTCATGATAATCCAAACCAGCACGACGCAGTTTTTTATCTTCTAACTCAAAACCAAGTGGCTCAATCAGATGAAGTTGATAACCCGTATTGGCACAAAGACGGATGACATTGCCAGTGTTGGGTGGAATTTCAGGTTGGTAAAGCACAATGTGTAACATGAATTTATCTCCTTGATATTTAGAGATAATACCAGACAATCATGGCAAACTAAGTTTTTATCGTATTTTTCAAAAAAAAGTATTGACCATCAAAAAGGTTTCTCTATAATACGCCCCACTTGCCCAGATAGCTCAGTCGGTAGAGCAGAGGATTGAAAATCCTCGTGTCGGTGGTTCGATTCCGCCTCTGGGCACCATGTTTAAGAAAGCCCGCTAGTTCACTAGCGGGCTTTTTTTATGCTTGGATGCTGTGGGGGGGTTGTTTTTAATTCTTTGATTTTATTGGTTTATTTTCTAATTTTTTGATCCTTTCGTATTCTTCCTTGAGACAATGTTGTCTTTCTTCTTTTTTTATCGATTTTTCTTTTTTGTCATTTTTGCTTTTTGCAGGTGAACAAAAGTTTAACTATTTTTTTTGTGTTGTATTTGTGCAATTGGGTTTTTAACTTTGGCGTCGGCCAGGTAGTCGGGGTGAAACTGTGCATAGCGCAGTGTCATGGCGAGGGTTTTGTGGCCGAGGATTTTTTGTAGGTCGAGGATGCTGCCTTTGGCGCGCATGAAGTGCACCGAGAAGGAGTGGCGCATGATGTGTGTGGCTTGGCCTTTGGGAAGGTCGATGTGGGCGTTGTTGCAGGCGGTTTTGAAGGCTTTGGTGATGCTGGCGCCAAACAGTTTGCCGCGGCGAGGACGATCTTGTTTGATGAGTTGATCGAGTTCTTGACTGATCGGCACGGCACGGGATTCGGAGTTTTTGGTGCGAGCAAATTGAATGACGCCGCCTTTGACTTGACTGTTTCTAAGGGTTTGCGCTTCGTTGATACGACAGCCTGTTTCCAAACAAATACGGCTGACTATATAGGCATCACGACTGGTACTTTGTTGCAGCTCTCTGAGAAAGCGATGGATTTCGCTCAGTTCCAGATAGCGTATTTCAGATTGTTCTAGGGTAAAAAGTTCTACTTCTTTGAGCGGATTGTCAGTGAGCTCTTTGAGTTTTACCAGTTTGTTAAACATGGCTTTGAGGTAGGCCAGGTCGTGGTTGACGGTATTGAGACTCAAACCGTTATCGAGGCGGCGTTGGCGAAATTCCATAAAACTGCGTGCACTGATGTTGTGGTATTCCGGGTTGCCCCACTCTTGGCAAAGAAAACGCAGTTTGGAGGTGCGTTTTACGCCGTCTTTGAGTTCCCGAGCAAACAGCATTTCCCAGGTGTCGATGAGGCTGGATAGGGTGCGTTTGTCGCGCTTTTTATGTGGGTTGAAGTCCGCATCGGCGGCTTTTTTGGCAAACAGTCCATCACGATAAATTTTAGCGGCTCTTAGGGTATCGTGGATTTTGCGGTGTAGCTTGCCATAACCCCCATCCAGTCTAAGTTCGACCAGATAGCGGTTGTCTTCCAGACGCCAGATGTGGTTGTCGGCTTTGGCGTTTTTTTTAGGGTATGCCATGTCGGTTTAGGCTCTCCTTAGCAGCGTTGGTGATGTCTTCCAAGACTTTTTGGGCGACGCCAAAGTCAGCGGGTTGGTGACTTTGGTAGTTATCCAGTTGTTGCTTGACTTGTTCGTCCGTCACTTCTTGGTATTTGTTGAAATCCGGGTTGCTTTTCTTCAATTCTTGCTTGATGTCTAACATGATGTCTGGGCTGATCTGACCAATACTGGGATAGCTGTTGCCTTGGAAAAACCACATCAGGTAGCGGGCGAAGCGGGGTTGTTGGAATATTTTGTGCAGTTGCGCGAAAGAGACGGTACCGTTTTGCTCAACATTACGGCAGGTGCCGACCGGAATATTTACTAGGTTCGCAAATTCATCTTGGGTCAGCCCTTCGGTTTTTCTCATCCATTTCAGTCGTTCTTTTACGAGGTCGTTTGAGGTCATAAATCACCATTTTTGGTTAATTTAATAAAATTACTTGTTTTTGGATAATTTTATAGGTTAGGGTTTTAAAAATATCTAGATTTGGCTAGATATTATATCACTATCCTAAACTGGTCAATTAATCGTAAGGAGATGACGATGACTGATAAACTTTTGGTGAATGAATCCAAGGCCACAGTAACCCTACCGATTGAGGCGTATAACGCTATGGTGCAAAGCCGCGAGGTATCGATTCCGCTGGTGACCTTGGAGAAATTTAGTGATTTAACCGGGTTAACCAACCGTGGCCGTGAAGGCTCTAAGCATCAATATGGGGTGGTCGAGGGCTTACGCCGCAATGGCTATTTGCCGACCATTAAGTTGGGCCGTCATGTGATGGTGAATTTATTTGCACTGCAAGAAGAGCTTTCGGAAAAAGATCGACTTTAAGAAGGCTCTGTTATGTCTGAACAACAATTGATTGATGATATTCATGCACGCTTAGCGTCTGAATTTGGTTTTAAAGTGTCTGGGCAGCATGTGCGAGGACGTTGCCCAAGTTGTGGAGAAAAGGAGGCATGGACCAGTGTGGCGGCGCCTTGGGTGGTTTTTTGTGGGCGTGCTAACAAATGCGGTGAAACCCATACCGCAAGAGCCTTGTTTGGCGATTTATTTGAGCATTTTTCAGCGCGTTTTCCGACCACGCCGGATGACCCCAATGCCACGGCAAGGGCGTATTTAACGCAAGAACGTCGCTTTGATTTGGCGGTGATTAAAGATGCCTGGCAACAGGGCTATTTGCCCTTAAAAGACGGTTCTCTGACGCCGACCGTACGGTTTCCCTTGTGGGGAAATGCCTATTGGGAGCGGGTGATTGATCGTTCGGCCATGAGCTTGTTACCCGCCAGCTGTCAGGGCAAAACCCATTTTAGTGCTGGCGCACGGTATCGCGGCAAAGGTTGGGCGGTGCCTGGGCAAGTATTGGAAAAGGGCGATCAGGTACTGATTGTGGAAGGAATTTTCCATGCGATTGCCTTGGCTATGGTGGGCGTCAAGGCGATTGCGGCGTTTTCTTGTCAAAATTTTCCTAGTGAATGGGTAGCGCAATATGCGCATTTGAAGCTCACTTGGGTGCTGGCTTATGACCATGATGACGCGGGCATCAAAGCTATTAAGAAGTGGCGACAAGTGTTGCAAGAACAAGGGTTGAAAACCAAGGTGATGCTCACCCCCAATAAGCATCTGGATTGGGATGACTGTTTGCGTAATCAGGCGTTTGAACAGGAAAAGTTTTGGTTAGATTGTGAATACCGCGGGCATTTGGCGGTGGCGGAAACGGCAATGGATTATGCTTTTCATCGTTATCGCAGAGGTCGCCAGAATTATATGTTGTTTGCTTTTGAGCACGCCTATTGGGTGTGTTACGCCGATGAGGTGCAAAAGGCTTTAGGAGAAACAGACATCCACAGCGCCAGTGGTCAAAGGGTGTTTGTGCAGGCCGCCAATGTGAAGAAGGTGTCCAACTGTTTGCCGCAGTTTCTGTATCAAGAAAGAGACGATGTAATGGGCGATAAGTGGTATGTCTTTAAGGTGTCCTATCAGAACAATCACGCGGATGAGCTGATCAGTCTGGAAGGCTCTAATCTGGAAAGTCCCTCGGCCTTTAATAAGAGTTTATTGAATAAGGCCGCCGGCGGGGTATTTAACGGCAGTAAAGCGGAGATGGACATCTTGCTGGACCGTTGGTTTAAGCAAATTAAGACCATTCATTCTATGCCTTATGTGGGTTATAACGCGGAGTTTTCTGTGTACGTGTATCAGTCGTTTGCGATTCACAAAGGACGAGAGATTCCGCTTAATGGAGAAGGCTATTTTGACCTGGGTTCCTTGGGGGTAAAAACCTCGATGAAGTCGCCAGCCATTGTATACGGCGAGCCCTTTACCGGAGAGTGGTTTGCGGATTTACAAGCGGCGTTTGGGGAAAATGGTTTAGTGGTGTTGGGGTTTTGGACGGCCACCTTATTTGTCCAGCAGATTCGTAAGCAGCATAAGTCCTTTCCTTTTTTGGAAATGACAGGGGAGCCCGGCGCTGGCAAATCGACCTTGATTGAAACCTTGTGGCATCTGTTGGGACGAGATTATGAAGGTTTTGATCCACAAAAAGCCACCAAAGCCGGGATTCGACGGGCCTTTAATCAGGTGTCGAATTTGCCTGTGGTGTTGATTGAAGGGGATCACATGGCGCAGGTGGATCATAAACAGCGGGGCTTTACCTTTGATTCCATTAAGCCTTTGTACGATGGTCGCGGCACCGGCACCTTGGGCATTGCCAAGCGTGGTAACGATACGGATGAACCCATGTTTAATGGTGCTTTGGTGATAGCACAAAATGCCTCAGTCACTGGCGAAGAAGCCTTGATGGAACGTATTGTACACCTTTTTTTCCGCACCGCGCCCTTGTCCACTCGGGCGCAAGCCATGCGTTTGCGAAATGCGTCTTTAAAGGAAATGGCGGGCTATTTGCCGCATGTATTGAAGCAAGAGCAGGCGTATTTGGCAGCCTTTTTTGCTTATACCGAGCGCTATGATGCGGCATTTCGCGCTGAGGAGGGCGTGGATCAAATCAAGCAGCGTTTGATTTTTAATCATGCACAGGTGATGGCATCGGTGGCGGCGCTGGGGTTGTTTTTTCCTCAATTAGAAACGGCCTTATCTCAGGTGTATGACTTGTTGTTGTCGCGTTTGCGTCAACGTCATCAAAGGCTCGCCGGAGACAGTGCATTATTGGAGCAGTTTTGGGAGATATTTCATTATATTGACGAGGGCGTGGCCACGGCGGACAGTCGTTTTGTGGCTGAACAGGCGACACGGCTCAATCATCATCGTCAGCCAGAACGCTATATTGCCATCAATTTGAATGACTTTTATGAGCAGTGTCGCAAGCACAATCAGCCTTTGCTGGAATTGCAGGAGTTAAAGCGTCAATTGCCCAGCTCACGGACTTATAAGTTTATCGAGCGCAAAAAGTACCGTTCAGCCTTAACGGAGAAGGTATCAAATTGTTGGTTATTTGCACGACAAACCTCGTCAGCAGGATGAATGCTGACCGAATTTGTCGGCTAGCTTCGGATCAGGGTAACTAGGGTAACATTTTGATAGGTAATTGATTTTCAATGGTTTTATGGATAAATAAGATAGCAACATGGTGGTAACTCAGTTACCCCAAAAACAAAGAAAATGTTACCTTTTGTTACCTAGGTGTTACCCAATTTTTAGTGTTAGTTACAAGCTAACTAATTGATAAATATGATTTTTTATTTTTGTTTCTAAGGTTACCCTCGACGCAGATATGGGATAAGGTTTTCTTAGGGCAAAGTAGATAGTTTGAAGGGCTTTATTTAGAAAACTAAATTGTTAGAATGCTGCTTGATGTTCTTATAAAAATGAATATTATCAATTAGTTAATTGGTTATAAGAGATATTCAATAAGTGATAATTATGGATAAAATGATAAAATCCATTGAAAGTTTATTAAAACGAACAAATAATCTAGACACAGCATAAATAAGTAAGGAAGTAGGCATGGATATGATTGATATTAAAGATAAAATCTCGGTGGCAGACGATCAATTGGCATTTTTAACGAAAGCCTTTAGCTATGGCATTGAGGTAAGTGAAAATGAAAGCCGTGGAGTAAGTCATTTTCTCAGCGCAGTGCGTGATGCGTTGCCGAAACAAGAATCAGCAGACGTTTTTCACCTAGAGACATCGAAGTCTTATTCTTCTTAATGGATAGCTTGGTGACGAGACAAGATCATTCTTTTTTTAAACGGTAAATCAGTTAGCGCCATAGTGCGTCTAACTGATTTTTTAATCTTCTCGTAGGCTTGTCGTAGAATCAGGCATTTATGTGAGTATTTGCTATGAAACAGTCCTATTCAGAACCCGTTGATCTATTAACCCATAACACGACAAAGGCTTTTCAAATAGAAGACGTTAATGCCCATTTAACTTCGGTAGCGGCCGCTTATGACATGCTGAGTTTTTTGCGCTCCAGTACCTATGAATTGTCCTATCAAAGAGAAGATCGTTCCGCTTCTTTTTATCGTGGTTTGAGTCTGTGTATTGAAGTCGTGCAGAACCAATTAGGTCAAGGCTTAGCGCCGTCAGAGGAGCAACAAGACTAAGCATTTTGCAATATGTATATCCAATGTATATACTTAGCTGATATTGTTAATATTGAGGTGAAGGTATGAACATTGATGCTGAAGTAAAAAAATGGGGTAACAGCCTGGCATTGCGCATCAATGCGGTAACGGCTGAAGCACTGAACCTACATCAAGGCAGTAAAGTGACCTATGAAATTTTGCCAGATGGTTTGTTGATCAAACCCGTGGTAGACACAAGCGCCAACACATGGCCTTATTCTGAGTCACAATTATTGGCTGGCATAGACAAAAGTAATGCTCACACGGATGAATTGGCAGCCCTTGATGATAGTGAATGGCTTGATTAATCCTATGAAGCGATAAAAGGAAACGAGAATGATGCAGAGCCATTATGTACCGGATCGAAAGGACATTATTTGGTTGGATTTTGAGCCAAAGAAAGGAAGAGAAATCGGTAAGTTACGGCCCGCATTGGTGTTGTCTTCACAGGTCTTAAATCGTCAGACAGGGATGATTATCTGTTTGCCGATCAGCACCAGTATTCGGGGTGGTATGTTGGAGGTCTCGCTTGGCGATGCCTTGAACAAACCTTCTGTGGTGGTTTCAAATGGTGTGCAAACATTGGATTGGAAACAACGCAAAGCCCAGTTTATTACTAAAGCAGAGGACCATGTCTATAAGGAAGCGGTATTAAAATTGGCCACTTTGATGGGTGTGGATCAGCTCTTGAGCTAACCCTGTTGAATAAAAAAACCGCCATATGAGTCTGCCGTTTGGCTTGCTCAAATGGCGGTTTTTTTTAGGCTTGTTTTAAGATGTTTGCCAACACAGTTTTTAACTCCGCGGTGGCGATTTTTTCAATCCAGACCAATAAACTTGCATCTTGTATCATGAGTTGCGCACTGACGGCGTTGGAGAATTGTTTGAAATCAAGGTACATCTGACTTAAGGCGGCTAATTCTTGTGCAATAGCCCCTTTGACCATCGAGATATAAGGGGTCAGTTGATCAAAAGCTTGTTGCAGTAAGGAATTCAGTTGTGCCAAGCTGTCTAGGGTGACGCTGGCTATATCAAAGGCTTGGATTTCAGCAATGATCTGTTCGAGCAATTGTTGCGCTTGATCCAAACTTTCATCCAATGTGCCGAAGGCACTGCCGACCATCTGTCGTATACCGCTGTCAAGGTCCTGATAAGCCCCTAATGAACGAATGGCAGAGGCCACACTGAGTTCATCCAAAAACTGATCCAACCTTTCTTCCACATGACTTCTCAATGCAGCGAGCTGTTGTTTGAACTCAAGCAGCAGTTTGCTGCCTGTGTCGAGCAAGAGTTGACTGGTGGTTTGACGAGCAGTTTCTAATTCGGTTAACACCTGGGTTTCATCTACTATCACGGGCGCCAACTCTGTGCCTAGTGCATTAAATTCGGTGTTGAGCTGGGTAATTTTCTGTTCAAGCTGATTAATTTTGTCTTGACAGCTACTGTGAAAACCATTGCCAGCCGCCAAGATGGCAAACAGTTGTTCATTGAGCAATGACGTCATAAGGGTTCTCCTAAAGGTAAGTTTTGTTGCTGTTCTTGTTTCAATAATTGTTTGGCCATGTCTAGTACATGACGACGAGGGGGCTGTACATAATGGCTGTGTGACACCCTAACCACCGAAGTGGCAAGGCATTCTGGGTTGCGACATTGGCAATACAAGTCCTTGGCAAAAATGCCATCCATGTCTTTGGTGATTTCGTTGCTGTACAGAATAACGGTAGGGGTATTGCAGTTTGGGCAGTGAACACGAAAGGCCATAGTTTGCGGATCCTGTGAATAAGTTGGCATTTATACATACTTTATCAACAATTAAGCATATATGCTTAATTTTCACTTTAGCAAAGTCTATTTTTGTTGTCACACCTTAAGATCCATTCCCACTCCTAGCTAGATAAATACCTATCTCCCCTGTGCAGAAAAATGCCGATTTTTGCCAAATCAGGTGTGGTCAAAATCACCCTGCTTGTTCCTTGTTTGGCCTCAGCTTATTGTCAAATCATCAACACCAAAACGAATTGATAAGAGCGACATCAAGATGGAAAAAATGACACAGCTGGCGAACTACCTAGCGTCACAAGATTTGTTTTCATCCGACCAGTTAAGCAACTGGATGGAAGAAGTCACGCTAAAAATTGGTGCCAAAGACGAAGGTGATCGCGTGTTGCTATATCGAATGCAATATCGTGCTGTGCTCTTGATTGAAAGCTACGACTACAACGCCAACTCCTTGGAAACCTTTCACGCTTATGTGGCCATTTGGCTGGCGGAAAATGATACAAGAAGTGATCTCAGTAGCCCACATCCCAATGTCGCGATTGATCTGTTAAGTGATCGTGAAGCCGATTTAGAACTGACTTTGTCCTTTGAAGAAGACATTTACATCAGTCGTTCTGATCAAGGTAGTTTGACTTATCAGAACGAAAATTGGTCGTTACAAAAAAGTGATTATGACGTTGCGGAATCCGCCACAGTGGAAGCCAGCGTTGCCGATGAGAGTTCGGCATGACAATCATGTTCAGTGCGTATTGGGGGAGTCAAGAGGCGCGTGAAATTGATCTTCACATGATGGCGCTGACTCCCCATCGTAAGCGACGCGCTATGGCGCAATTGAGCCGTGAAATCACCAAATTGGCCAGCCAAGGAGTACGGGTGAGAAATGCCTCAGAGCGTAATTTCAATTGGCGTGTTCGTAGATGGTCATGGCATCGAACATACAAGATTAGTAAAGGCTATTTACCTTATCGATACGATACGCAACGCAATAATTATCATGGAATTTTGACTCATTTCGGTGATAACCAATTGGCTGCTTTGGCGGAGAGTAATGACACTCAAACGAGCACGGATGGGTGGGATTGGAGAGACAGATGGGATCCCAGAAGAGGGAATCGCAAAAGTCGATCACAAAATTATAAAACCCGTGTTTTTGTGGGGCAACAAGCGTCCACAGTACAACAAAAGCAATGGTCATCCGAACCAACAAAACGCATACAAGCGCGACGCATGCAGCAGTTAGGGCTGCGCCGTGACCCAACAACACAAGACAAACGACCTGTTAGTCAAACATGGATCAGGCAACACATTAGTCAATTGCATGGCTTGAGCCTCTTGCTGGAACTGAATGACAGGGATAACGGAGCGCAAAGCGTGCTAAGCAATTGGTTACAGCGAGAGCGCTTTAGCAATGATCCGCAATGGGTGCGGGCAATAGCGGCAGCAGTAGTTGCCATTAATTAACAAACTAAGGCAGGTAAAACATGGCATTAGGTACAGTAAGCGTCAGCAGCCTTGATACTGGAAAGGGTGATTTTTCGACGCCTGAGCGTCAGTTTCTCTTCATCGGGTATGCAGGCAAAAACTCAGGCAGCACTTTGTACATTGACCAATCTTCGGATTTGGACGAGGTATTGGGTGTCAACAATAGCAAAATGAAAACGGCGATTGCCGCCGCGCGCAGTAATGCGGGCACAAACTGGACATGCGTGGCGATGCCGCGTGGTGCAGCGGGTGAATGGAAAACCGCGTTTGAAGAAGCAATGAACAACAATCTGTTGTGTGAAGCCGTGGTCATTACTGACGCCGTGGCCGAACAAGCGGAATTGGACGCTATGACAGCAGCGGCCAAAGACGTGGAAAACGAATACGGTCGTGCAGTGTTCTTCTTGGCAGCCTCTGAAGCGATGGATGGTTCAGCCACTTGGGCTACCTTCATTTCAGAATTCGATTCTCTACAAGACGGCGTGGCAGCAGAAAATGTCATGCTGGTGCCAGAAGTCTTCTCCGGCTGGTTAGGCACACTTTGTGGTCGTTTATGTAATGAAAGCGTGTCCATTGCGGATACTCCAATGCGCGTTAAAACCGGCGCTTTGGTCGGTATTTCAACCCTACCTTCTGATCAAGAGGGTGTGCAATTCAACATGAGTCACGCCAAAGCGTTAAACGATGCGCGCGGCACAGTGCCACAAGTGTA
The window above is part of the Marinomonas sp. THO17 genome. Proteins encoded here:
- a CDS encoding phage tail protein; amino-acid sequence: MEKMTQLANYLASQDLFSSDQLSNWMEEVTLKIGAKDEGDRVLLYRMQYRAVLLIESYDYNANSLETFHAYVAIWLAENDTRSDLSSPHPNVAIDLLSDREADLELTLSFEEDIYISRSDQGSLTYQNENWSLQKSDYDVAESATVEASVADESSA
- a CDS encoding ion channel, with amino-acid sequence MNSLGLLLKRKNSRRRFRQQVHLHETHDLNTRLLLLAIVIAVHSIAMVFFEDLNWWQAFWLTMTSASTTGYGDLSAASFWGQFCTIVLIYGMGITLLAQIASDYVELRLMRKEMRIKGRMRWDQMQDHVLIINTPKYDTERYLERLINQINQTPELTDTPIQILTTAFPEGLPVNLRSQGVVHHTGDALEDGMLESAGAHKAKYIIALTPDSRNAHGDSLIFDLLHRIKQIGSNAFILAEAINDNNRLRFKSAGAQAVIRPIRAYPEMLVRSLIAPGTEQVLEDLFRHQGDHTIRLDVELENLVWADIVTTLIQQDVGTALGYITLNNDIVTHPNAKETIQAKGLIILVNDNQATPGSSRIRQLFSNQFNSIV
- a CDS encoding type II toxin-antitoxin system PemK/MazF family toxin, translating into MMQSHYVPDRKDIIWLDFEPKKGREIGKLRPALVLSSQVLNRQTGMIICLPISTSIRGGMLEVSLGDALNKPSVVVSNGVQTLDWKQRKAQFITKAEDHVYKEAVLKLATLMGVDQLLS
- a CDS encoding tyrosine-type recombinase/integrase, with protein sequence MAYPKKNAKADNHIWRLEDNRYLVELRLDGGYGKLHRKIHDTLRAAKIYRDGLFAKKAADADFNPHKKRDKRTLSSLIDTWEMLFARELKDGVKRTSKLRFLCQEWGNPEYHNISARSFMEFRQRRLDNGLSLNTVNHDLAYLKAMFNKLVKLKELTDNPLKEVELFTLEQSEIRYLELSEIHRFLRELQQSTSRDAYIVSRICLETGCRINEAQTLRNSQVKGGVIQFARTKNSESRAVPISQELDQLIKQDRPRRGKLFGASITKAFKTACNNAHIDLPKGQATHIMRHSFSVHFMRAKGSILDLQKILGHKTLAMTLRYAQFHPDYLADAKVKNPIAQIQHKKNS
- a CDS encoding AbrB/MazE/SpoVT family DNA-binding domain-containing protein; this translates as MNIDAEVKKWGNSLALRINAVTAEALNLHQGSKVTYEILPDGLLIKPVVDTSANTWPYSESQLLAGIDKSNAHTDELAALDDSEWLD
- a CDS encoding DUF2586 domain-containing protein, encoding MALGTVSVSSLDTGKGDFSTPERQFLFIGYAGKNSGSTLYIDQSSDLDEVLGVNNSKMKTAIAAARSNAGTNWTCVAMPRGAAGEWKTAFEEAMNNNLLCEAVVITDAVAEQAELDAMTAAAKDVENEYGRAVFFLAASEAMDGSATWATFISEFDSLQDGVAAENVMLVPEVFSGWLGTLCGRLCNESVSIADTPMRVKTGALVGISTLPSDQEGVQFNMSHAKALNDARGTVPQVYPDYDGIYCSDGMTLAAEGSDYAVIENLRVVNRVKREVRLLAIKQVGNREMNSTPASIVANQTYFMRPMIDMSKSVVSNGIYMPGDVKRPEEGDVTISWASRTSVTIALLVRPYNSPKAIQAYIGLNLSNEV
- a CDS encoding ogr/Delta-like zinc finger family protein; its protein translation is MPTYSQDPQTMAFRVHCPNCNTPTVILYSNEITKDMDGIFAKDLYCQCRNPECLATSVVRVSHSHYVQPPRRHVLDMAKQLLKQEQQQNLPLGEPL
- the trmL gene encoding tRNA (uridine(34)/cytosine(34)/5-carboxymethylaminomethyluridine(34)-2'-O)-methyltransferase TrmL — protein: MLHIVLYQPEIPPNTGNVIRLCANTGYQLHLIEPLGFELEDKKLRRAGLDYHEFTRLKRYPDFQAFLDQNKTATVYALTTRGSHTHSEAEFAPNDVLVFGPETRGLPIEFIEALPPAQRLRLPMQANSRSLNLSNTVAVMVYESWRQLGYAMSDQVIE
- a CDS encoding helix-turn-helix transcriptional regulator, producing the protein MTSNDLVKERLKWMRKTEGLTQDEFANLVNIPVGTCRNVEQNGTVSFAQLHKIFQQPRFARYLMWFFQGNSYPSIGQISPDIMLDIKQELKKSNPDFNKYQEVTDEQVKQQLDNYQSHQPADFGVAQKVLEDITNAAKESLNRHGIP
- a CDS encoding toprim domain-containing protein; this translates as MSEQQLIDDIHARLASEFGFKVSGQHVRGRCPSCGEKEAWTSVAAPWVVFCGRANKCGETHTARALFGDLFEHFSARFPTTPDDPNATARAYLTQERRFDLAVIKDAWQQGYLPLKDGSLTPTVRFPLWGNAYWERVIDRSAMSLLPASCQGKTHFSAGARYRGKGWAVPGQVLEKGDQVLIVEGIFHAIALAMVGVKAIAAFSCQNFPSEWVAQYAHLKLTWVLAYDHDDAGIKAIKKWRQVLQEQGLKTKVMLTPNKHLDWDDCLRNQAFEQEKFWLDCEYRGHLAVAETAMDYAFHRYRRGRQNYMLFAFEHAYWVCYADEVQKALGETDIHSASGQRVFVQAANVKKVSNCLPQFLYQERDDVMGDKWYVFKVSYQNNHADELISLEGSNLESPSAFNKSLLNKAAGGVFNGSKAEMDILLDRWFKQIKTIHSMPYVGYNAEFSVYVYQSFAIHKGREIPLNGEGYFDLGSLGVKTSMKSPAIVYGEPFTGEWFADLQAAFGENGLVVLGFWTATLFVQQIRKQHKSFPFLEMTGEPGAGKSTLIETLWHLLGRDYEGFDPQKATKAGIRRAFNQVSNLPVVLIEGDHMAQVDHKQRGFTFDSIKPLYDGRGTGTLGIAKRGNDTDEPMFNGALVIAQNASVTGEEALMERIVHLFFRTAPLSTRAQAMRLRNASLKEMAGYLPHVLKQEQAYLAAFFAYTERYDAAFRAEEGVDQIKQRLIFNHAQVMASVAALGLFFPQLETALSQVYDLLLSRLRQRHQRLAGDSALLEQFWEIFHYIDEGVATADSRFVAEQATRLNHHRQPERYIAINLNDFYEQCRKHNQPLLELQELKRQLPSSRTYKFIERKKYRSALTEKVSNCWLFARQTSSAG